The following proteins are encoded in a genomic region of Plasmodium sp. gorilla clade G2 genome assembly, chromosome: 2:
- a CDS encoding mitochondrial ribosomal protein L12 precursor, putative: protein MKRNKILLRRYFSSNNIFNKNIKNGHTHFLYNKIRNNLVLKKYVSSSIFDVFDKIKDSNNKEHDESTDENVNKKRKPSKKVLKLVDEILNLTLIEAADLCDLCQEKLEGNQKFNNSFFINRNPFPHPSNFFGANQNMFPPSTAQNAMNLNPNVVNDHTTCTTDSILDSKEEKSEKKKNEDKKNTKSTFNVKLEKFDVKNKINTIKEIRKITNVGLKEAKDMVESAPFYIQKNVPSEKAEEMKKSFEQLGATIILE from the exons atgaaaagaaataaaatacttTTAAGAAGATATTTCAgcagtaataatatttttaataaaaatataaaaaatggacatactcattttctttataataaaataagaaataatttagtcttaaaaaaatatgttagtAGTAGTATTTTTGATGtatttgataaaataaaagattctaataataaagaacatGATGAATCAACAGATGAGAAtgtgaataaaaaaagaaaaccaTCTAAAAAAGTATTAAAACTTGTAGAtgaaattttaaatttaactTTAATAGAAGCAGCTGATTTATGTGATTTATGTCAAGAAAAATTAGAAGGAAatcaaaaatttaataattccttttttataaatagaaATCCTTTTCCTCATCCATCTAATTTTTTTGGTGCTAATCAAAATATGTTCCCACCATCTACTGCACAAAATGCGATGAATTTAAATCCTAATGTTGTAAATGATCATACTACATGTACTACTGATTCTATACTTGATagtaaagaagaaaaatcagaaaaaaaaaaaaatgaagacaaaaaaaatacgAAAAGTACATTCAATGTAAAACTAGAAAAATTTGacgtaaaaaataaaattaatacgATTAAAGAAATTAGAAAAATTACTAACGTAGGATTAAAGGAAGCAAAGGATATGGTAGAAAGTGCTCCCTTCTACATACAAAAGA atgtACCTTCCGAAAAAGCcgaagaaatgaaaaaaagttTTGAACAACTAGGTGCAACAATAATTTtggaataa
- a CDS encoding peptide chain release factor subunit 1, putative — protein sequence MEDHDANVEQWKIKRLIKKLENAKGNGTSMISLIIKNKDEVSRINKMLADELGTASNIKSRVNRLSVLSAITSTQQKLKLYNKTPPKGLVVYCGTVITEDGKEKKMSIDFEPFRPINTSLYLCDNKFHVEALKELLESDDKFGFIIVDGNGALFGTIQGNTREVIRRFTVDLPKKHGRGGQSALRFARLRLEKRHNYVRKVAEVATSVFITNDKVNVTGIVLAGSADFKNDLLNSDMFDQRLFAKVIKIVDISYGGDNGFNQAIELSSEALQNVKFIQEKKLIGKFFEEIAQDTGKVVYGIDDTLKALEIGAVELLILYEGLDIIRLTTKNPVTNQTKTLHISPCDEKQESLYKENNVELEVVEKISLTDWVIGNYKKYGASLDFVTNKSQEGAQFQKGFGGFGGMLRYKIDLNLYDEDVESDVELF from the exons ATGGAAGACCACGATGCTAATGTAGAACaatggaaaataaaaagattaaTAAAGAAGCTTGAGAATGCCAAAGG AAATGGAACCAGTATGATTAgcttaataattaaaaacaaaGATGAAGTTTCAAGAATTAACAAAATGCTTGCTGATGAACTGGGAACTGcttcaaatataaaaagcaGAGTTAACAGACTTAGTGTTTTGTCTGCTATTACATCAACCCAGcaaa agCTAAAGCTATATAACAAGACACCACCAAAAGGTCTAGTTGTTTATTGTGGAACAGTGATCACTGAAGATGGAAAGGAAAAGAAGATGTCCATTGATTTTGAACCATTCAGGCCAATAAATACgagtttatatttatgtgacAATAAGTTTCACGTAGAGGctttaaaagaattattggAAAGTGATGACAAGTTTGGATTTATAATAGTAGATGGTAATGGTGCATTATTTGGAACAATACAAGGGAACACAAGAGAAGTGATTAGAAGATTTACTGTTGATTTACCAAAAAAGCATGGAAGAGGAGGTCAAAGTGCTTTACGTTTTGCTCGTTTAAGATTAGAAAAAAGACATAACTATGTAAGAAAAGTAGCTGAAGTTGCAACATCTGTATTTATAACAAATGATAAAGTGAATGTGACAGGAATTGTATTAGCAGGAAGTGctgattttaaaaatgatttattaaatagTGATATGTTTGATCAAAGATTATTTGCAAAAGTTATAAAGATTGTTGATATATCTTATGGTGGAGATAATGGGTTTAACCAAGCTATTGAATTAAGTTCTGAAGCTTTACAGAATGTAAAATTTATTCaagagaaaaaattaattggTAAATTTTTTGAAGAAATAGCTCAAGATACGGGTAAAGTTGTATATGGTATTGATGATACTTTAAAGGCATTAGAAATTGGAGCAGTAGAAttgttaattttatatgaagGTTTAGATATTATTCGATTAACTACAAAAAATCCTGTAACGAATCAAACCAAAACTTTGCATATATCACCATGTGATGAAAAACAagaatcattatataaagaaaataatgtaGAATTAGAAGTAGTAGAAAAAATTTCTTTAACTGATTGGGTTATTgggaattataaaaaatatggagCTTCCTTAGATTTTGTAACAAACAAATCACAAGAAGGTGCACAATTTCAAAAAGGTTTTGGAGGTTTTGGTGGAATGCTAAGATATAAAATTGATTTAAATCTTTACGATGAGGATGTCGAAAGTGACGTAGaattgttttaa